The Trichocoleus sp. genome has a segment encoding these proteins:
- a CDS encoding IS1 family transposase: MECPECKSTHIRKNGIKKGKQNHICVNCGRQFID, from the coding sequence ATGGAGTGTCCGGAATGTAAATCTACCCACATCCGTAAGAACGGGATCAAGAAGGGTAAACAAAATCACATCTGCGTCAACTGTGGTCGGCAGTTTATTGACC